The region GTGGGCAATCTTTGTCTATATAAATTTGATTATCTAAATTTGTACTAAGAGGATAAATTCTACAAACACTAGGTCTTTTCTCATAAATAGTACACTTAAAGTCTATATTATAAGGACATAAGCTTTTTCCATTTGTTAGTAAAACTACTGGTTTTATGTAGTTTAGTCCACCAAAAATAAAAACAATAGGAAAATTTTTATAAATATATTCAAATTCATCTAATAAAATTTGAGAAAATACTATCCCTTCTCTTCCATCGCAACATTTTGCATGACAATCTTTACAATCACCAAAATATAACTCTTCTTCATCTAATAATTTAAACACAACACTCTTTTTTAATGGAAGTGTAACTAATTTTAGTTAAAATCTCTAAAAACAAAATGGAATAAAATGAAAGAAAAATTAATAAAAATTATCAAAGAAGCAGGGGAAATATTAAGAGATGGATATTTTTCTAAAAAAGATGTTAATTTTAAAGCAAAAAAAGATTTAGTAACAAAATATGATGTAGCAGTAGAGAATTTTCTAAAAGAAAAGTTCTCCCAAGAATTTAAAGATTTTAATCTAATAGCAGAAGAATCAGATAACAACAATATTGAATTTGGAAACTCAATAATTATTGATCCAATTGATGGAACTACAAACTTTGTAAATCAAGTACCTCATACAGCAATTTCAGTGGGAGTTTATAAAGATAAAAAACCTTTTATTGGAATAGTTTATAATCCAATTTTAGATGAATTATATGAATCAGAAGTTGGCTGCGGAGCTTTTTTAAATGGAGAAAAGATTGAAGTTTCAAAAGAGAAAGTTTTTCAAAAAGCACTAATATCAACAGGATTTCCATATAGTAGTGGAACAAACAATGAAGATTTATTAGATGTTATAGAAAAGATAAAAAATGTACTTCCAAAATGTCAAGATATTAGAA is a window of Halarcobacter sp. DNA encoding:
- a CDS encoding inositol monophosphatase family protein — its product is MKEKLIKIIKEAGEILRDGYFSKKDVNFKAKKDLVTKYDVAVENFLKEKFSQEFKDFNLIAEESDNNNIEFGNSIIIDPIDGTTNFVNQVPHTAISVGVYKDKKPFIGIVYNPILDELYESEVGCGAFLNGEKIEVSKEKVFQKALISTGFPYSSGTNNEDLLDVIEKIKNVLPKCQDIRRLGSAALDLCYVAKGTYEGYYEMNLKAWDVSAGIIILLEAGGQVSNLYLQDYKLFEDKYIIASNGLIHSHLISNLVMK